One segment of Haloplanus natans DSM 17983 DNA contains the following:
- a CDS encoding high-potential iron-sulfur protein: MGKRLTKSDRRRLLALIGSGLTAGLAGCGGGGGEDTATATATATATATATEGSMDSGGDDTVPAEYETATSLGGTQRNPDTLSAKSAVNYQEQPKNGQQCSSCQFYIEDKNGDGMGACAIVAGNIDPEGYCVSYAEYSG, from the coding sequence ATGGGTAAACGACTGACGAAGTCTGACCGACGCCGACTGCTCGCGCTGATCGGAAGCGGACTCACGGCCGGCCTGGCCGGCTGTGGTGGCGGTGGCGGTGAAGACACGGCCACGGCCACGGCCACGGCGACCGCAACCGCGACCGCGACGGAGGGGTCGATGGACTCCGGCGGCGACGACACCGTCCCCGCGGAATACGAGACGGCGACGAGTCTGGGTGGCACCCAGCGGAATCCCGACACGCTCTCGGCGAAGTCGGCGGTGAACTACCAGGAGCAACCGAAGAACGGCCAGCAGTGTTCGAGCTGCCAGTTCTACATCGAGGACAAGAACGGCGACGGGATGGGGGCGTGTGCCATCGTCGCCGGCAACATCGATCCCGAAGGCTACTGTGTGAGCTACGCGGAGTATTCGGGCTAG
- the brxL gene encoding protease Lon-related BREX system protein BrxL: MTTEDVDEKALDVFPGRVVRKDLVQDIKSGVNVPTYVLEYLIGQYCATDDEESLEEGLEKVKEILSKHYVRPDEAEFVKSEVRERGRYRVIDKVTVKLDEQQDAYIGSFVNLGLNDVEVGEHLVSKHPKLLGGGVWAIIDLEYIPDNANSPKSLFGIESFKPIQVSNLDLDQLKDRRRQFTRDEWMDLLLQTVGYDPSSFDEREKLLFLARCIPLVESNYNYVELGPRGTGKSYLYREISPHSILISGGKTTVAKLFLNLNTGRIGLVGRWDVVAFDEVGGLRFSDSEAVQMLKDYMESGSFSRGTEELTAQASMVYVGNIDLDVEGVLKSSHLFEPFPEEMQDLALIDRFHYYLPGWEVPKMRSEFFGDQFGFIVDYFAEFVRELRKESYGDAINEEFAFGDHLNQRDEKAVRKTTSGLLKLLHPHGEYSKEELREYLEFAMEGRRRVKEQLKRMGGMEYRAVEFSYLDLGTKEENYVAVPEEADEALIPPGTQQAGTVYTIGESEGRHAPFRIETQALPGSGKTNISGTPGSKMKESFETACDYLQANMRDLRRDETLDEYDINVQVLNPSDADEGGEASVGLLVGIVSGILDRPVRPQTIVLGAMSLMGELVAVSSLVDKLQLAADSGAKTVLLPAKNKEDLPKIPDELLDQLQLVFYTDPLDAASKAIELD, encoded by the coding sequence ATGACAACCGAGGACGTCGACGAGAAAGCCCTCGACGTCTTTCCCGGCCGCGTGGTCCGGAAGGATCTCGTTCAAGACATTAAATCTGGAGTGAACGTTCCTACCTATGTTCTTGAATACCTCATCGGACAATACTGCGCTACGGACGATGAGGAATCGCTTGAGGAGGGCCTCGAAAAAGTCAAAGAGATTCTGTCGAAGCATTATGTTCGCCCCGACGAAGCCGAATTCGTCAAAAGCGAGGTCCGCGAGCGGGGTCGTTATCGTGTTATCGACAAGGTAACCGTCAAACTCGATGAGCAGCAGGACGCATATATTGGATCGTTCGTAAATCTCGGATTGAACGATGTCGAAGTCGGCGAACACCTAGTCAGCAAACATCCCAAGCTTCTGGGTGGCGGTGTCTGGGCTATCATCGACCTGGAGTATATCCCGGACAACGCAAACAGCCCCAAGAGTCTGTTCGGCATCGAGTCGTTCAAGCCGATCCAGGTGTCGAACCTCGACCTTGACCAACTGAAGGATCGTCGACGCCAATTCACGCGGGACGAATGGATGGATCTCCTGCTCCAAACGGTGGGTTATGACCCATCTTCGTTCGACGAGCGCGAGAAGCTCCTCTTCTTGGCTCGTTGTATCCCGCTCGTCGAGTCAAACTACAACTACGTCGAATTGGGGCCACGCGGAACCGGTAAGAGCTATCTATATCGAGAAATCAGCCCACACTCCATACTCATTTCGGGCGGCAAAACGACCGTTGCGAAGCTGTTCCTGAATTTGAATACTGGTCGAATTGGCCTCGTCGGTCGATGGGATGTCGTTGCTTTCGACGAGGTCGGAGGACTCCGATTCAGTGATTCAGAGGCGGTGCAGATGCTCAAAGACTACATGGAATCTGGGAGCTTCTCACGCGGTACTGAAGAGCTCACAGCGCAGGCATCCATGGTCTACGTTGGAAACATCGACCTAGATGTTGAGGGCGTTCTCAAGAGCTCTCACCTCTTTGAGCCATTCCCAGAAGAGATGCAGGACCTTGCCCTCATCGACCGCTTCCACTACTATCTCCCCGGGTGGGAAGTCCCGAAGATGCGCTCCGAATTCTTCGGCGACCAGTTCGGCTTTATCGTGGATTATTTCGCGGAGTTCGTTCGAGAGCTCCGAAAAGAATCCTACGGAGATGCAATCAACGAAGAGTTTGCGTTCGGAGACCACCTGAACCAGCGTGACGAAAAAGCGGTTCGCAAAACTACATCTGGACTCCTCAAGCTACTCCATCCGCATGGAGAGTACAGCAAGGAGGAGCTTCGGGAGTACCTCGAATTCGCGATGGAAGGTCGGCGGCGCGTAAAAGAGCAACTGAAGCGGATGGGCGGAATGGAATATCGAGCAGTTGAGTTCTCGTATTTGGACTTAGGGACGAAAGAGGAGAACTACGTCGCCGTACCCGAAGAGGCCGACGAAGCTCTAATTCCACCTGGAACCCAGCAGGCAGGGACAGTCTACACGATCGGTGAAAGTGAGGGACGGCATGCTCCATTCCGAATCGAAACACAAGCGCTCCCCGGGTCTGGAAAAACAAACATCTCGGGGACTCCCGGGAGCAAGATGAAGGAGTCATTCGAGACGGCGTGCGACTACTTGCAGGCGAATATGCGTGATCTTCGGCGTGATGAGACGTTAGATGAATACGACATCAATGTGCAGGTACTCAACCCGTCTGATGCCGACGAGGGAGGCGAGGCAAGCGTTGGGCTTCTCGTCGGCATCGTCTCAGGAATTCTTGACAGACCAGTCCGCCCCCAGACGATAGTATTGGGTGCGATGAGTTTGATGGGCGAACTCGTCGCTGTGAGTTCACTAGTTGACAAGCTGCAGCTGGCAGCTGATTCAGGAGCGAAAACGGTGTTGTTGCCAGCTAAGAACAAGGAAGACCTGCCAAAAATACCAGATGAGCTGCTGGACCAGCTGCAACTCGTGTTCTATACGGACCCTCTTGACGCTGCCAGCAAGGCGATCGAGCTGGACTAA